The Prosthecobacter dejongeii genome contains a region encoding:
- a CDS encoding SDR family NAD(P)-dependent oxidoreductase translates to MRLENKVILITGSATGIGKAIAKRCVSEGARVIIHGLEADLCAETVAELGVDKAVAHVEDLTNEGCPQRLVDLALATFGQLDAVVNNAAMVSQGNIHTTDAAFFMKMMSVNALAPFLLTQAALPELTKTRGSVLNIGSVNAYSGEPNLLPYSISKGALMTLTRNLGDTLMRENGVRVNQINPGWVLTENEAKRKREHGLREDWYTDLPKVYAPAGRILWPEEIAAAAIFWLAEESGPISGQVMDLEQHPFIGRNPPKDSSTIPSK, encoded by the coding sequence ATGCGTCTCGAAAACAAAGTCATCCTCATCACCGGCAGTGCTACGGGCATTGGCAAAGCCATCGCGAAACGTTGTGTCAGTGAAGGAGCCCGCGTGATCATCCACGGACTCGAGGCAGATCTCTGTGCGGAAACCGTGGCGGAACTGGGAGTGGACAAAGCTGTGGCGCATGTGGAGGACCTCACGAATGAGGGCTGCCCGCAACGCTTGGTCGATCTCGCCTTGGCCACCTTTGGCCAGTTGGATGCTGTGGTGAACAATGCGGCCATGGTTTCCCAGGGAAACATCCACACCACGGATGCCGCCTTCTTCATGAAGATGATGTCGGTGAATGCCCTCGCTCCCTTTCTCCTCACGCAGGCCGCTCTGCCTGAGCTGACGAAGACGCGTGGCAGTGTCCTCAACATTGGCAGTGTCAATGCCTACAGCGGTGAGCCTAACCTGCTACCATACAGCATCTCCAAAGGCGCATTGATGACCCTCACTCGCAATCTGGGCGATACGCTCATGCGTGAAAATGGCGTGCGGGTAAACCAGATCAATCCCGGCTGGGTGCTCACGGAAAACGAGGCGAAACGCAAACGTGAACACGGCCTGCGCGAAGACTGGTACACGGATCTTCCCAAGGTCTATGCCCCTGCTGGGCGCATCCTTTGGCCGGAAGAAATCGCCGCTGCCGCGATCTTCTGGTTGGCGGAGGAAAGTGGCCCCATCAGTGGTCAAGTCATGGACCTGGAGCAGCATCCCTTCATCGGCCGAAATCCGCCCAAAGACAGCTCCACCATTCCCAGCAAATAA
- a CDS encoding sugar phosphate isomerase/epimerase family protein, with protein MPKLAAFPKAFMQQLCKEGTMSVSEWITLASTLDIQGLEWYAGFLEMSDEKNWPRFRREVEDTGKVIPMMCCSPDFTHPDAAFREKEIAKQKRWIDMTQVLGGSYCRVLSGQRRPELSVDEGVKLAADSIHACLPYAQERGITLIIENHYKDDFWEYPEFAQKMDVFCQLVAAVEHPFFGVNYDPSNTYLAGEDPIELLKRVSHRVVTMHASDRYLAEGTIEDLRKEEGGAMGYAKRLRHGEIGKGLNDYDAIFTELKSQGFDGWISIEDGVDGMDQLARSVDFLKRKIAQHWG; from the coding sequence ATGCCCAAGCTCGCCGCCTTTCCCAAAGCCTTCATGCAGCAGCTCTGCAAAGAAGGTACCATGTCCGTTTCCGAATGGATCACCCTGGCCTCCACGCTCGATATTCAAGGTCTGGAGTGGTACGCAGGCTTCCTGGAAATGTCCGACGAGAAGAACTGGCCTCGCTTTCGACGCGAGGTGGAGGATACGGGCAAGGTCATTCCCATGATGTGTTGCTCCCCCGACTTCACGCATCCCGATGCCGCTTTTCGGGAAAAGGAAATCGCCAAACAGAAGCGCTGGATTGACATGACCCAAGTCCTCGGTGGGAGCTACTGCCGCGTGCTCAGCGGCCAGCGCCGCCCAGAACTGAGCGTGGATGAGGGCGTGAAACTCGCGGCCGATTCCATCCATGCCTGCCTGCCTTATGCTCAGGAACGTGGCATCACCCTGATCATCGAAAATCATTACAAGGACGACTTCTGGGAATACCCAGAATTTGCGCAAAAGATGGATGTTTTCTGCCAGCTTGTGGCCGCCGTGGAGCATCCCTTTTTCGGGGTGAACTATGACCCTAGCAATACCTATCTGGCGGGTGAAGATCCCATCGAGCTTTTGAAGCGTGTTTCCCACCGTGTGGTCACCATGCATGCCAGCGACCGCTACCTCGCCGAGGGAACCATCGAAGATCTGCGCAAGGAAGAAGGTGGTGCCATGGGCTACGCCAAGCGTCTCCGCCATGGGGAAATCGGCAAGGGTCTCAATGACTACGATGCCATCTTCACCGAGCTCAAAAGCCAAGGCTTCGATGGATGGATCAGCATCGAAGATGGCGTGGACGGCATGGATCAGCTAGCCCGCAGCGTGGACTTCCTGAAACGGAAGATCGCCCAGCATTGGGGTTGA
- a CDS encoding LamG domain-containing protein, whose protein sequence is MIRLLFLTLSAAAITHAAEPAASSRVAEVTGVPGLVAFWDFVKREPTGAHRFTAHVPAGATTDYPLDAANYIKDYWGAGREATYADFPLLGRGPFGQAIQMVKETDPDFRPFLFVPRSRLHDTPLDIKGAGKSVTVVVWAIRESGNHALAGIWHEGTDLKEKSTATIAKVERGQRQYALFAGLNKQGSACGHVSENGASSFLNKYALHKSNSGGLSPEVPADSPREVLDASWQCFAMTFDHEKDELTGWLNGISGDRWLDNPKKDKLISFAHNAYMQSHYAKLPGKQEGEDEAFPKDQYYNPPEGEPLSVKVQRESPEERIELREHRFTKIEVTLRGGKEVARDLVSLRLNPWWYPHDLYTPKDAESGGPFTIGRVIHSSRSVGFTGWIGGVAVFDRALSEEELGKLAKAGVSNRRQN, encoded by the coding sequence ATGATTCGCCTCCTTTTCCTCACTCTGAGCGCGGCTGCCATCACCCACGCCGCCGAACCCGCCGCTAGCTCCCGAGTGGCTGAAGTCACGGGAGTGCCGGGCCTCGTCGCCTTCTGGGACTTTGTGAAGCGAGAGCCTACCGGAGCTCATCGCTTCACCGCCCATGTCCCCGCCGGGGCCACCACGGACTACCCGCTGGATGCTGCGAACTACATCAAAGACTACTGGGGCGCAGGCCGTGAGGCCACCTATGCAGATTTCCCGCTGCTGGGCCGCGGCCCCTTCGGGCAGGCGATTCAGATGGTGAAGGAGACCGATCCGGATTTCCGGCCCTTCCTCTTCGTGCCGCGTTCGCGGCTGCACGATACTCCGCTGGACATCAAAGGCGCAGGCAAGTCCGTCACGGTCGTCGTCTGGGCCATCCGCGAAAGTGGCAATCACGCCCTCGCAGGCATCTGGCATGAAGGCACCGACTTGAAGGAAAAAAGCACGGCCACCATCGCCAAGGTAGAACGAGGGCAGCGCCAATACGCCCTCTTTGCAGGCCTGAATAAACAAGGCAGTGCCTGTGGCCACGTTTCGGAAAACGGTGCGAGTTCCTTCCTGAACAAATACGCTCTGCACAAGAGCAACTCCGGCGGCCTTTCACCCGAAGTTCCCGCCGATTCACCTCGTGAAGTGCTCGATGCCTCGTGGCAGTGCTTTGCCATGACCTTCGACCATGAAAAGGACGAACTCACCGGCTGGCTCAATGGCATCTCTGGAGACCGCTGGCTCGATAACCCAAAAAAGGACAAGCTCATCTCCTTTGCCCACAATGCCTACATGCAGAGTCATTACGCCAAGCTACCCGGCAAGCAGGAGGGGGAGGACGAAGCCTTCCCCAAAGACCAATACTACAACCCCCCGGAGGGTGAACCGCTGAGCGTGAAAGTACAGCGCGAATCTCCTGAAGAACGCATCGAATTGCGCGAGCATCGCTTCACCAAAATCGAGGTGACATTGCGCGGTGGAAAAGAAGTCGCCCGCGACCTTGTCTCCCTGCGCCTGAACCCCTGGTGGTATCCGCACGATCTCTACACGCCCAAGGACGCCGAAAGCGGCGGCCCCTTCACCATCGGCCGCGTCATCCACAGCAGCCGCAGCGTCGGCTTCACCGGCTGGATCGGCGGCGTGGCTGTCTTTGACCGCGCGCTGAGTGAAGAGGAATTGGGGAAGTTGGCAAAGGCGGGAGTGAGTAATCGACGCCAGAATTAG
- a CDS encoding class I SAM-dependent methyltransferase codes for MKSASPVFDNSYPGEWSGKTNLAESAPRQRDSHGLLPLEGTVNDPAYREILADYEKELKSWPCGSVDRLADLGAGVRHFSRFAARQFPGAQILHVEPHATAIPHDPSQVEEPAPNLRFLQADLERLTVKPESLSAVVSVHALFRLKMPQVLLRKMHSWLQPGGRIYLCDVGRPIHAGEWRNFILKSSLRSEGWRKTLELMTRNRAIYDEHKHIAKLQKHGRCWMHSHETFVEAVRSAGFEVLRHRTIYRGCSDLVVAMKPLTTPLSPLP; via the coding sequence ATGAAATCTGCCAGCCCCGTTTTCGACAACTCCTACCCAGGCGAGTGGTCAGGAAAAACGAATTTAGCGGAAAGCGCGCCACGGCAAAGGGATAGCCACGGCTTGCTACCCCTCGAAGGGACGGTGAATGACCCAGCGTATCGAGAAATCTTGGCCGATTATGAAAAAGAGCTGAAGTCCTGGCCCTGTGGAAGTGTGGACCGTCTGGCCGATTTAGGCGCAGGGGTGAGGCACTTTTCACGATTCGCAGCGAGACAGTTTCCCGGCGCGCAAATCCTGCATGTGGAGCCCCATGCGACCGCGATCCCTCACGATCCGAGTCAAGTCGAGGAACCGGCACCGAACTTGCGCTTTTTACAGGCGGATCTGGAGAGGCTGACGGTGAAGCCAGAGAGCCTTTCCGCGGTTGTGAGTGTGCATGCTCTTTTCCGCCTGAAGATGCCGCAGGTGCTGCTGCGTAAGATGCATTCTTGGTTACAGCCTGGAGGGCGGATTTACCTCTGCGATGTGGGGCGCCCTATCCATGCCGGTGAATGGCGGAACTTCATCTTAAAGTCCAGCCTGCGATCTGAAGGGTGGCGCAAGACGCTGGAACTCATGACTCGAAACCGAGCGATCTATGATGAGCACAAACACATCGCCAAGCTCCAGAAACATGGCCGCTGCTGGATGCACAGCCATGAAACGTTTGTGGAGGCGGTGCGCAGTGCAGGCTTTGAAGTGCTGCGTCACCGGACGATCTACCGAGGTTGCAGTGATCTGGTGGTGGCGATGAAACCGCTGACCACCCCGCTTTCACCCCTGCCCTAA
- a CDS encoding helix-turn-helix transcriptional regulator has protein sequence MIHSHGQAPFHERVFTALDTIFEGSRYALELFGREGEYALESNLPFHECPQSDILVRTEELVKQQSPMFERLAAGETQPMRLSDFITMRQLRRLDLYHEIFQQLYIRHQIGIPIQSPLVLGGLTINRDRRDYRPEDLALAAVLAPQIATAFEVDLLFRKLAKSSQEKTPPDHTHLRRLGLSRREAEIMIWIIEAKRDREIAIILGISVRTVQQHVRAILEKLQVENRLAAVRRVLKIPGAPEPTGPLLAE, from the coding sequence ATGATCCACTCTCACGGGCAAGCCCCGTTCCATGAGCGTGTCTTCACGGCCTTAGACACGATCTTTGAGGGGTCACGTTACGCGTTGGAGTTGTTTGGCCGGGAAGGTGAATATGCCCTGGAATCCAATCTGCCTTTTCACGAGTGCCCTCAGAGTGACATTCTGGTGAGGACGGAGGAATTGGTGAAGCAACAAAGTCCCATGTTTGAACGCTTGGCGGCTGGGGAAACGCAGCCCATGCGATTGAGTGACTTCATTACCATGCGCCAACTTCGCCGGCTGGATCTCTACCATGAGATTTTCCAACAGCTCTACATCCGCCACCAGATCGGCATTCCCATTCAGTCTCCCCTTGTTTTAGGCGGTCTCACGATCAATCGAGATCGCCGCGACTATCGTCCCGAAGACCTCGCTTTAGCAGCCGTCTTGGCGCCTCAAATTGCGACGGCTTTTGAGGTGGATCTGCTGTTTCGTAAGCTGGCCAAATCCAGCCAAGAGAAAACTCCCCCAGATCACACACATCTGCGCCGCCTAGGACTGAGCCGCCGGGAGGCGGAAATCATGATCTGGATCATCGAAGCTAAACGCGACCGTGAAATCGCTATCATTTTAGGCATCAGCGTGAGGACCGTGCAGCAGCATGTGCGGGCTATTTTGGAGAAACTGCAGGTGGAAAATCGGCTCGCTGCGGTTCGGCGGGTTTTAAAGATCCCCGGTGCACCAGAGCCGACTGGACCTTTATTGGCAGAGTAA
- a CDS encoding right-handed parallel beta-helix repeat-containing protein produces the protein MKGFAHGFLALFLLSVAAPLQGDDTARLAALLQQGGAVTIPPGDYHLAGEQPLALRSHLTITAYGARFHLPKVLGDKARVVMFAGKDIQHLTWLGGEFIGQVFDPAQKDNTWEPSVNTKGIEITTSESGATHDILFRDVKSNGLAGAVIGVHGLSKKGEEGAVITPAQRVAVESCTLLRSGKFMWDYGYLWQILTWPEAYEPWEVERARKYFRMDRLRPVISIQPGDDRVYLANQADPWPVSASAEPKEALTFMGAHFTANLVRGRQYFIVESTPEFIKIAETPGGPPIRFEGGADGELIMAHNISATYLAAYAPTGSGPGKGAFDITGTQDVRVTGCQLSALGDTMHIQACRNIVFTNNHILGSRMGAFFLAEFCQNATITGNLIDGTNGSRVMSVEKSCTDVTIVANTFRNGGRGNWINQPKNFILQGNVFVNNTTKNEPDLRRGRIAYQTGKPVSFPELYFTLYEEGASYGPVIVRDNVFSLGDSAPQEAVTFAPNGHDIQMTGNVFQNRPVTIVVDPSCKNVNMGANQGADPKTAPVDFNHGRR, from the coding sequence ATGAAAGGCTTCGCTCACGGTTTCCTGGCTCTCTTTCTTTTATCGGTGGCAGCTCCTTTGCAGGGGGATGACACGGCACGCCTTGCCGCATTGTTGCAGCAGGGCGGTGCGGTGACCATCCCGCCAGGAGACTATCATCTAGCAGGTGAGCAGCCGTTAGCCCTCAGATCACACCTCACCATCACCGCTTATGGGGCGCGCTTTCACCTGCCAAAAGTTTTGGGCGACAAAGCACGCGTGGTCATGTTTGCCGGGAAGGACATTCAGCACCTCACTTGGTTAGGCGGGGAATTCATCGGGCAGGTGTTTGACCCTGCGCAAAAGGACAACACCTGGGAACCCAGTGTGAATACCAAAGGCATCGAGATCACGACCTCGGAAAGCGGTGCCACGCATGACATCCTGTTCCGCGACGTAAAATCAAACGGCCTCGCCGGCGCGGTGATCGGTGTGCATGGCCTCAGTAAAAAGGGCGAGGAAGGGGCGGTCATCACTCCGGCTCAGCGAGTGGCGGTGGAAAGCTGCACGCTGCTGCGCAGTGGCAAATTCATGTGGGACTATGGCTACCTGTGGCAGATCCTCACCTGGCCCGAGGCCTATGAACCGTGGGAAGTGGAGCGAGCCCGAAAGTATTTTCGCATGGACAGACTGCGGCCTGTTATTTCTATCCAGCCTGGAGACGACCGAGTTTATTTGGCCAATCAGGCGGATCCCTGGCCCGTCAGTGCCAGTGCCGAGCCCAAGGAAGCCCTCACCTTCATGGGTGCACATTTTACAGCAAACTTGGTTAGGGGGCGGCAATACTTCATCGTCGAGTCCACCCCGGAGTTCATCAAAATCGCCGAGACTCCAGGCGGCCCTCCCATTCGTTTTGAGGGTGGCGCAGATGGGGAGCTGATCATGGCTCACAATATCTCTGCGACGTATTTGGCCGCCTACGCACCCACCGGTAGCGGGCCAGGGAAGGGGGCTTTTGACATCACCGGAACCCAGGACGTGCGGGTCACTGGCTGCCAGCTCAGTGCCCTCGGGGATACCATGCACATCCAGGCGTGCAGAAACATTGTCTTTACCAACAATCACATTCTCGGTTCGCGCATGGGGGCCTTCTTCCTGGCCGAATTTTGCCAGAATGCCACCATCACAGGGAACCTGATTGATGGCACCAACGGCTCTCGAGTGATGAGCGTGGAGAAGTCCTGCACGGATGTCACCATCGTGGCCAATACCTTCCGCAATGGCGGGCGTGGGAACTGGATCAACCAGCCGAAAAACTTCATCCTCCAGGGCAATGTGTTCGTGAACAACACCACGAAAAACGAGCCCGACCTGCGCCGGGGCCGCATCGCCTACCAGACGGGCAAGCCCGTGAGCTTCCCGGAGCTCTACTTCACTCTTTACGAAGAAGGTGCCTCTTACGGCCCAGTCATCGTGCGGGACAATGTCTTCTCCCTGGGAGACTCAGCGCCTCAGGAAGCCGTCACCTTTGCACCGAATGGCCATGACATCCAGATGACCGGCAACGTATTTCAGAATCGCCCAGTCACCATCGTCGTGGACCCTTCCTGCAAAAACGTGAACATGGGTGCGAACCAAGGGGCCGATCCCAAGACGGCCCCAGTGGATTTTAATCACGGAAGACGTTAG
- a CDS encoding FAD-dependent oxidoreductase: protein MKSLLLALTASIAISAPAVTETDLCIYGGTSAGVIAAVQAVKMGKQVVLVEAGQHLGGMSVEGLGGTDIDNQPFQNSPAVGGLALEFYRRVSAQYGRLDKFEAMLTAKGKDTKLWRFEPHVAEAVWEAWVKEAGVTVLRGHRLKETKGVIKDGARITALHFENGAEVRAKVFLDATYEGDLLALAGISFAVGREGNAKYGETHNGIRTDTTHKQHDKPIDPYKIPGDPKSGVIDGVQDVPLGEHGAADESIQGYCFRLCLTKDPANRREIEKPSGYNPTHYEMQRRYLAAGGVIDAPHAALPNGKTDPGTWHSLAGNFTGWNHRYPIASYVEREAMLRTSRDHIQGLYWFMAHDESVPVKQREAWAVWGLCKDEFTDNGGWPRAFYVRNGRRMVSDFVLTEAQLRKADPAPVNDSVGMIWWPPDFHSARCMVKEGRVWNEGAVFNVSKEPDWIPCGIPYRCLVPKVAECSNLLSPTCPSSSYVAYGAYRIEFTFMAAAQSAATAAVLALEGGLPVQAVDYKTLRERLLADGQVLAAPSP, encoded by the coding sequence ATGAAATCTCTGCTTCTTGCCCTTACGGCATCCATCGCAATCTCCGCTCCAGCGGTGACGGAAACGGATCTCTGCATTTACGGTGGAACCAGTGCGGGGGTGATCGCAGCGGTGCAGGCGGTGAAGATGGGGAAACAGGTGGTGCTGGTGGAGGCTGGGCAGCACCTCGGTGGCATGAGTGTGGAGGGGCTAGGGGGGACAGACATTGACAACCAGCCCTTTCAGAATAGCCCGGCGGTGGGTGGATTGGCCTTGGAGTTTTACCGCCGAGTCAGTGCGCAGTATGGACGGCTGGACAAGTTCGAAGCCATGCTCACGGCGAAGGGGAAGGACACGAAGCTCTGGAGATTCGAGCCGCATGTGGCCGAGGCAGTGTGGGAGGCCTGGGTGAAGGAAGCGGGAGTTACCGTTCTGCGTGGGCATCGTTTAAAGGAAACGAAAGGCGTGATCAAAGACGGGGCTCGGATAACGGCCCTGCACTTCGAGAATGGTGCTGAAGTACGCGCGAAGGTCTTCCTAGATGCGACTTATGAGGGGGATCTGCTCGCCTTGGCAGGCATCAGCTTCGCCGTGGGGCGTGAGGGCAATGCCAAGTATGGGGAGACCCACAACGGCATCCGCACGGACACCACGCATAAGCAACATGACAAGCCTATTGATCCCTACAAAATCCCGGGCGATCCGAAGAGTGGCGTGATTGACGGTGTGCAGGATGTGCCGCTGGGCGAGCATGGCGCGGCGGATGAAAGCATCCAGGGTTACTGCTTCCGGCTGTGCCTAACCAAAGATCCGGCCAATCGGAGGGAGATCGAAAAGCCGTCGGGTTATAATCCCACGCATTATGAAATGCAGCGCCGCTATCTAGCCGCTGGCGGGGTGATCGATGCGCCGCATGCCGCCCTGCCTAATGGCAAGACGGACCCTGGCACTTGGCATTCATTGGCGGGGAATTTCACGGGGTGGAATCATCGTTACCCCATCGCCAGTTACGTGGAACGGGAGGCCATGTTGCGCACGAGTCGAGATCACATCCAAGGTCTGTATTGGTTCATGGCACATGACGAGTCCGTGCCTGTGAAGCAGCGTGAGGCCTGGGCTGTGTGGGGTCTGTGCAAGGATGAGTTCACGGACAATGGCGGCTGGCCGCGGGCCTTTTACGTGCGCAATGGGCGCCGCATGGTCAGTGATTTTGTTTTGACCGAGGCCCAGTTACGCAAGGCAGACCCTGCACCGGTGAATGACAGTGTGGGTATGATCTGGTGGCCACCCGACTTCCACAGCGCCCGCTGCATGGTGAAGGAGGGGCGCGTGTGGAATGAAGGTGCGGTTTTCAATGTGTCGAAAGAGCCCGACTGGATTCCCTGCGGTATTCCCTATCGCTGCCTGGTGCCCAAAGTGGCTGAATGCAGCAATCTCCTCTCACCCACCTGCCCGTCATCTAGCTATGTCGCCTATGGCGCGTATCGCATCGAGTTCACCTTCATGGCCGCTGCTCAATCGGCTGCCACGGCGGCGGTGTTGGCGCTGGAGGGTGGCCTACCCGTGCAGGCGGTGGATTACAAAACGCTGCGTGAACGGTTGCTCGCAGATGGGCAGGTGTTGGCAGCGCCTTCGCCGTAG
- a CDS encoding nucleotidyl transferase AbiEii/AbiGii toxin family protein has protein sequence MNEALRSRAELTSLRPVVEKELLHHDILREMSGAGLLAGLTFIGGTCLRACYGSARLSEDLDFTGGSRFKKSDLAELARVLTERLQTRYGLPVSVSEPVKTGGKVSTWKLTIETRPGQKHLPAQRIHLDICAISSHDPRPMMLRNLYGIDLGTSGLILQAQSREEILADKIIALAFRENRIKNRDLWDITWLTQQGIEVPTQLIPIKIRDHQRDEAEFAALLQGRIAALKGQPELRENFMKEMRRFLPAATVRDTIEKEIYWSYLTDVVGDLGRKAVAALE, from the coding sequence GTGAACGAAGCCCTCCGCTCACGTGCGGAGCTGACGTCTCTGCGGCCCGTGGTGGAGAAGGAACTTCTGCATCACGACATCCTTCGCGAGATGAGCGGGGCGGGTTTGCTCGCTGGTCTCACGTTTATTGGCGGCACCTGCTTGAGAGCTTGTTACGGCTCCGCCAGGCTGAGTGAAGACCTCGATTTCACGGGCGGCAGCCGTTTCAAGAAGAGCGATCTTGCTGAATTGGCCCGCGTGCTGACCGAGCGGCTGCAAACCCGCTACGGACTGCCTGTGAGCGTTAGCGAACCGGTCAAAACCGGCGGCAAGGTGTCCACATGGAAGCTCACCATCGAGACACGTCCCGGCCAGAAGCATCTGCCAGCGCAGCGCATCCACCTCGACATCTGCGCCATCTCCAGTCATGACCCGCGCCCGATGATGCTGCGTAATCTCTACGGCATCGACCTCGGCACCTCGGGGCTCATTCTTCAAGCGCAGAGCCGTGAGGAAATCTTGGCTGACAAGATCATCGCGCTCGCTTTCCGCGAGAACCGCATCAAGAACCGCGATCTCTGGGACATCACCTGGCTCACCCAGCAAGGCATCGAAGTCCCCACTCAGCTCATCCCGATCAAAATCCGCGATCATCAGCGTGACGAAGCCGAGTTCGCGGCCCTGCTCCAGGGTCGTATTGCAGCCTTGAAAGGGCAGCCAGAGCTGCGCGAGAACTTCATGAAAGAAATGCGTCGCTTCCTCCCTGCCGCGACTGTACGCGACACTATCGAGAAAGAAATCTATTGGAGCTATCTGACGGATGTCGTGGGGGATCTGGGCAGGAAGGCCGTGGCGGCTTTGGAGTAG
- the abiEi gene encoding type IV toxin-antitoxin system AbiEi family antitoxin, which translates to MQPLRQLDQALRTLADREHCVFAPSDLAAAVPGCGQLAVLLSRATKAGLLKRVCRGVYLYPVPDYPAGHLLFHAAARLRAGEFNYISLETVLSEAGVISQVPMNWISLMTSGRSHVVDCGDYGHIEFVHTAQRPDDVSSELTYDPERHLWRASVRQALRDMKATRRCMELVDEEVARELV; encoded by the coding sequence GTGCAGCCTCTCCGTCAACTTGATCAAGCTCTCCGCACGTTGGCGGATCGGGAGCATTGTGTGTTTGCGCCGTCGGATCTGGCGGCGGCGGTGCCGGGGTGTGGGCAGTTGGCGGTGCTGTTGTCGCGGGCGACGAAGGCGGGTCTGCTGAAGCGGGTCTGCCGGGGCGTCTATCTTTATCCAGTGCCGGACTATCCGGCGGGGCATTTGCTTTTTCATGCGGCGGCCCGGCTAAGGGCGGGAGAGTTCAATTACATCAGTCTGGAGACGGTACTGAGTGAGGCGGGTGTGATCTCACAGGTGCCAATGAACTGGATCAGCCTCATGACCTCTGGGCGCAGCCATGTGGTGGACTGCGGGGACTATGGGCACATTGAATTCGTGCATACGGCTCAGCGTCCTGACGATGTGAGCAGCGAGCTGACCTATGACCCGGAGAGGCATCTCTGGCGTGCCTCGGTGCGGCAGGCGCTGCGGGACATGAAGGCCACACGTCGCTGCATGGAACTCGTGGACGAGGAGGTGGCGCGTGAGCTTGTTTGA
- a CDS encoding family 16 glycoside hydrolase, with translation MKRLLPLLLLASTTLAADYPRVIFSDDFAAEGFGKAWGHYKSASIVKDGVLVGITAPTSDHSAVDHIRIEGEKDLEVSVKFRFVSDKAKSFNVWFDDKNYKGSHAGHICQATISPTGVNLSDAKTGGFTLEGGLYDRKKANQLTEDEKKMLVTKAKRLPVKLSLEEWHTLVVQTQGDELKVTIDGKEVGSFKSAGISHETKSLISLTTNPVDVEYDDFAIKGVAK, from the coding sequence ATGAAGCGACTCCTGCCTCTCCTCCTCCTTGCCTCCACCACTTTAGCGGCCGATTACCCGCGCGTGATCTTCTCCGATGACTTTGCCGCCGAGGGTTTTGGCAAGGCCTGGGGCCACTACAAAAGCGCCAGCATCGTCAAAGACGGTGTGTTGGTCGGCATCACCGCACCCACCTCAGATCACTCCGCTGTGGATCACATCCGCATCGAAGGGGAAAAGGACCTGGAAGTTTCCGTGAAGTTCCGCTTCGTCAGTGACAAGGCCAAGAGCTTCAACGTCTGGTTCGATGACAAGAACTACAAAGGCTCCCACGCTGGCCACATCTGCCAGGCCACCATCAGCCCCACAGGTGTGAATCTCTCCGATGCTAAAACCGGCGGCTTCACTCTCGAAGGCGGCCTGTATGACCGTAAAAAGGCCAATCAGCTCACCGAAGATGAAAAGAAGATGCTCGTCACCAAGGCCAAGCGCCTGCCCGTGAAACTGAGTCTGGAAGAATGGCACACGCTGGTGGTGCAGACCCAGGGCGATGAACTCAAAGTGACGATTGATGGCAAAGAAGTCGGCAGCTTTAAGTCCGCAGGCATCAGCCACGAAACCAAGTCCCTCATCAGCCTCACCACCAATCCGGTGGATGTGGAGTATGACGACTTCGCCATCAAGGGCGTCGCCAAGTAA